Proteins encoded together in one Actinomycetota bacterium window:
- a CDS encoding SRPBCC family protein has product MRVVASVEISRPASQVWAYVADYGNDMGWRTGVSQMRPSVPGPVRVGVTTHERLRLLGMTFRTDATIDQVEAGRLLQWRAHDRQKQLQGSRLVEATGPGTSRFTEVVEGHLLGPLRPLEPLVAWLLRQQTSADLRRLKQLLEAPTRGKSAPEETAS; this is encoded by the coding sequence ATGCGGGTGGTAGCGAGCGTGGAGATCAGCCGGCCGGCCAGCCAGGTCTGGGCGTACGTGGCCGACTACGGCAATGACATGGGCTGGCGCACGGGGGTCAGCCAGATGCGCCCATCGGTGCCCGGACCGGTTCGGGTCGGCGTCACCACCCATGAGCGGCTGCGGCTGCTGGGCATGACCTTTCGCACCGACGCCACCATCGATCAGGTCGAGGCCGGGCGCCTGCTCCAGTGGCGCGCCCACGACCGCCAGAAGCAACTCCAAGGCTCCCGTCTAGTCGAGGCGACCGGCCCGGGTACTTCCCGCTTCACCGAGGTGGTCGAGGGTCATCTGCTGGGCCCGTTGCGGCCGCTGGAGCCGCTGGTGGCCTGGCTGCTGCGGCAGCAGACCAGCGCCGACCTGCGACGGCTCAAACAGCTGCTGGAAGCGCCGACCCGCGGCAAGTCCGCACCGGAGGAGACGGCATCCTGA
- a CDS encoding DUF305 domain-containing protein: MMSEGQLAWLARLDGREFDLGFTTSMKSHHLGAIKMASSILQEGRSPEARMLATQILTAQQDEVDQLTRWHDARS; encoded by the coding sequence ATGATGAGCGAAGGCCAGCTGGCCTGGCTGGCCAGACTGGATGGCCGCGAGTTCGACCTGGGCTTCACGACCAGCATGAAGAGCCATCACCTGGGTGCCATCAAGATGGCCAGCTCGATCCTCCAGGAGGGCCGGTCGCCTGAGGCGCGGATGCTGGCTACCCAGATCCTGACCGCGCAGCAAGACGAGGTCGACCAGCTGACCCGATGGCATGACGCCCGGTCATGA
- a CDS encoding copper-translocating P-type ATPase, whose protein sequence is MATHEHHASHGGAEHRPAADQPSPDEHRQHAEPDEHGGPGGHGGHGGHGDHAAQFRDRFWLSLALTIPVVIYSEMVQEWLNFTPPQFPGSGWVAPVLGTIVFLYGGRPFLEGGLAELRSRQPGMMLLISMAILVAFGASVATVFGLVDLEFWWELALLIVIMLLGHWLEMRALGQASSALDALAALLPDEADLVTGEGTRTVPISELTVGDLVLVRPGGRVPADGVVVDGAAELDESMITGESRPVPKEPGSRVVAGTVVTDSALRVRVEAVGEQTALAGIRRLVEQAQTSRSRAQALADRAAALLFYFAVGVGVVTFVVWLVLGEPDQAIERTVTVLVIACPHALGLAIPLVIAISTALAARSGILVKDRLAVERMRTIDGVLFDKTGTLTKGEHQLSGVAAVDGDTDGLLRLAAAVEADSEHPLARAIVAAAQARAAGDLPAAGGFQSMTGRGVQARVEGATVAVGGPALLRQLGLAEPEVLAEQVGVWKQRGATVLFVVHENKVVGALSLEDAVRPESRQAIEELHRLGKRVVMITGDARQVAEAVAAELGVDEVFAEVLPEDKDQAVADLQRRGLKVAMVGDGVNDAPALARADVGIAIGAGTDVAIESAGVVLASDDPRGVVGVIRLSQASYRKMLQNLGWATGYNILAVPVAAGVLAWAGVTLAPAVGAVLMSLSTIVVALNAQLLRRVDLRPNQA, encoded by the coding sequence ATGGCAACTCATGAGCACCATGCCAGCCACGGAGGAGCCGAGCACCGTCCCGCGGCCGATCAGCCGTCGCCCGATGAGCACCGCCAACACGCCGAGCCGGACGAGCACGGCGGGCCCGGCGGCCACGGAGGGCATGGGGGCCATGGGGACCACGCGGCCCAGTTCCGGGACCGGTTCTGGCTCAGCCTGGCCCTGACCATCCCGGTGGTCATCTACTCCGAGATGGTCCAGGAGTGGCTGAACTTCACCCCGCCGCAGTTCCCCGGCTCCGGCTGGGTGGCGCCGGTGCTGGGCACGATCGTCTTCCTCTACGGTGGCCGGCCGTTCCTGGAGGGCGGCCTGGCCGAGCTGCGCAGCCGCCAGCCGGGCATGATGCTGCTCATCTCCATGGCCATCCTGGTCGCCTTCGGCGCCAGTGTCGCCACCGTCTTCGGCCTCGTGGACCTGGAGTTCTGGTGGGAGCTGGCCCTGCTGATCGTGATCATGCTGCTCGGCCACTGGCTGGAGATGCGGGCCCTGGGCCAGGCCTCCAGCGCCCTGGACGCCCTGGCGGCGCTGCTGCCGGACGAGGCCGACCTGGTCACCGGCGAGGGGACCAGGACGGTGCCGATCAGCGAGCTGACGGTCGGCGACCTGGTGCTGGTCCGCCCGGGCGGGCGGGTCCCGGCTGACGGTGTCGTCGTGGACGGGGCGGCCGAGCTGGACGAGTCGATGATCACCGGCGAATCCCGCCCGGTGCCCAAGGAGCCGGGCAGCCGGGTGGTGGCCGGCACGGTGGTCACCGACAGCGCACTCCGCGTCCGGGTCGAGGCGGTGGGGGAGCAGACGGCCCTGGCCGGCATCCGCCGGCTGGTCGAGCAGGCCCAGACCTCCCGCTCCCGGGCCCAGGCCCTGGCCGACCGGGCGGCCGCGCTGTTGTTCTACTTCGCCGTCGGGGTCGGTGTGGTCACCTTCGTGGTCTGGCTGGTGCTGGGTGAGCCTGACCAGGCGATCGAGCGCACGGTGACGGTGCTGGTGATCGCCTGCCCCCACGCCCTAGGGCTGGCCATCCCGCTGGTGATCGCCATCTCGACGGCATTGGCGGCCCGGTCAGGGATCCTGGTCAAGGACCGCCTGGCGGTGGAGCGGATGCGCACCATCGATGGGGTGCTGTTCGACAAGACCGGCACCCTGACCAAGGGGGAGCACCAGCTCAGCGGGGTGGCCGCGGTCGACGGCGACACCGATGGGCTGCTGCGGCTGGCGGCTGCGGTGGAGGCCGACAGCGAGCACCCGCTGGCCCGGGCGATCGTGGCCGCCGCCCAGGCCCGCGCCGCTGGCGACCTGCCTGCGGCCGGTGGGTTCCAGTCCATGACGGGCCGTGGCGTCCAGGCCCGCGTCGAGGGGGCCACCGTCGCCGTGGGGGGGCCGGCGCTGCTGCGCCAACTGGGGCTGGCCGAGCCGGAGGTGCTGGCCGAGCAGGTCGGCGTGTGGAAGCAGCGCGGCGCCACCGTCTTGTTCGTGGTTCACGAGAACAAGGTCGTCGGTGCGCTCTCGCTGGAGGACGCGGTCCGGCCCGAGTCCCGCCAGGCCATCGAGGAGCTGCACCGACTCGGCAAGCGGGTGGTGATGATCACCGGCGACGCCCGCCAGGTCGCCGAGGCGGTCGCCGCCGAGCTCGGCGTGGACGAGGTCTTCGCCGAGGTCCTGCCCGAGGACAAGGATCAGGCCGTGGCCGACCTCCAGCGCCGGGGCCTGAAGGTGGCCATGGTCGGCGACGGGGTCAATGACGCCCCCGCCCTGGCCCGGGCGGACGTGGGCATCGCCATCGGCGCCGGCACCGACGTGGCCATCGAGTCGGCCGGGGTCGTGCTCGCCTCCGACGACCCTCGCGGGGTCGTCGGAGTGATCCGCCTGTCACAGGCCAGCTACCGCAAGATGCTCCAGAACCTGGGCTGGGCCACCGGCTACAACATACTGGCCGTGCCGGTCGCGGCCGGGGTGCTGGCCTGGGCGGGCGTCACCCTGGCCCCGGCCGTGGGGGCGGTCCTGATGAGCCTGTCCACCATCGTGGTCGCCCTCAACGCCCAATTGCTACGTCGCGTCGATCTGCGCCCCAACCAGGCATAG